A genome region from Phoenix dactylifera cultivar Barhee BC4 chromosome 18, palm_55x_up_171113_PBpolish2nd_filt_p, whole genome shotgun sequence includes the following:
- the LOC103707029 gene encoding blue copper protein 1a-like, whose translation MACRQMLAVLAVAVVAMAILPAMARATEYVVGDDMGWNLGVNYTDWARGKVFRVGDSLVFRYDPENHNVLRVSGPDFQACNKVSAQGPLASGDDAVPLSSPGKRWYFCGKAGHCESGQKLVITVLPSLQAPAASPTPTALVPGSSNKITVAEYQSFMVVLVAVLTTFMT comes from the exons ATGGCTTGCAGACAAATGCTGGCTGTCCTTGCAGTAGCTGTGGTTGCCATGGCGATCCTTCCGGCAATGGCTCGAGCAACGGAATATGTGGTCGGCGATGACATGGGTTGGAACCTTGGAGTGAACTACACTGACTGGGCTCGGGGCAAGGTGTTCAGAGTCGGCGACTCGCTTG TCTTTAGGTATGACCCTGAAAATCACAACGTCCTCAGGGTCAGTGGCCCAGATTTTCAGGCATGCAACAAGGTTTCAGCACAGGGGCCTCTAGCCTCTGGGGATGATGCGGTCCCACTCTCAAGTCCAGGGAAAAGATGGTACTTCTGTGGAAAGGCCGGGCACTGTGAATCCGGCCAGAAGCTTGTCATCACTGTCCTTCCAAGCTTGCAGGCTCCCGCTGCGTCCCCCACCCCTACCGCTCTGGTTCCCGGTTCCTCCAACAAGATTACGGTAGCAGAGTACCAGAGTTTCATGGTGGTGCTTGTGGCAGTTCTGACGACCTTCATGACTTAA